One segment of Candidatus Liberimonas magnetica DNA contains the following:
- a CDS encoding HDIG domain-containing protein, which produces MFKNSFISSFRKVLLGLLKWTEKVQDVQSVVRGKQNLWQKEIVLPKLLISTVSFIIVTGILVLGITFSPLKIIGLIFLLLMCFIFLSLYLQKDRAYLLEDSEALMLLAIVFIIAVFSMLIFKVWNLFERPMIMATPMAAFAVIIGILLSKRLAVVVSIILCVILSAINDFNLRFFFVHFFGSLAGIYSIPMIRNRGDLTKVGVRISLVNVMGIVTVWLFYNNDVINLKNFSTDISYGIASGILSVVIILATLPYLEVFFSRTTNIKLLELADFNRPLLKRLMLEAPGTYHHSLIVASLAEQAAEAIGANSLLARIGAYYHDIGKLVKPEYFIENQQTMGNPHDPLAPSMSSLVVISHVKEGVALARAADLDKVIIGCIEQHQGTSLIHYFYHRALEKNADINAENFRYPGPKPKSKETAILMLADSAEAASRALDDPSPSRLRDMVEKIINNKFTDGQFSECPITLHDLSNIAESLVLTLNGIFHARIEYQESNGSDEKKKE; this is translated from the coding sequence ATGTTTAAAAATTCTTTTATTTCATCATTCAGAAAAGTTCTTCTCGGTCTGCTTAAGTGGACAGAAAAAGTCCAGGACGTCCAGTCCGTGGTAAGAGGCAAACAGAATTTATGGCAGAAAGAAATAGTTTTGCCTAAACTTCTGATTTCAACGGTAAGTTTTATAATCGTCACCGGGATCCTTGTCCTGGGAATAACTTTCTCGCCTTTAAAAATAATAGGGCTTATATTCCTTCTTTTAATGTGCTTTATATTTTTGAGCTTGTACCTGCAAAAGGACAGGGCGTATCTTTTGGAAGACAGCGAAGCGCTGATGCTTTTGGCGATAGTTTTTATCATAGCTGTGTTCTCCATGCTGATCTTTAAAGTCTGGAACCTGTTTGAAAGGCCGATGATAATGGCTACTCCTATGGCGGCTTTTGCCGTGATCATAGGCATCTTACTCTCTAAAAGGCTTGCGGTCGTTGTTTCTATCATATTATGCGTTATTTTATCTGCTATAAATGATTTTAATTTAAGGTTTTTCTTTGTTCATTTTTTCGGTTCTTTGGCCGGCATATATTCTATCCCGATGATCCGTAACAGGGGCGATCTGACGAAAGTCGGGGTAAGGATTTCCCTTGTCAATGTTATGGGTATAGTCACCGTATGGCTTTTTTACAATAATGATGTTATTAATTTGAAAAATTTTTCTACGGATATTTCCTATGGGATCGCAAGCGGTATACTTTCAGTAGTTATTATCCTTGCCACTCTTCCTTACCTTGAAGTTTTTTTCTCGCGCACAACGAACATCAAACTGCTTGAACTTGCAGATTTTAACAGGCCGCTTTTAAAACGTCTTATGCTGGAAGCTCCGGGAACATACCACCATTCATTGATAGTAGCTTCCCTGGCCGAACAGGCGGCGGAAGCGATAGGGGCGAACTCGCTCCTTGCCAGGATAGGAGCCTATTATCATGACATAGGAAAGCTCGTTAAACCGGAATATTTCATAGAAAACCAGCAGACTATGGGAAATCCGCACGACCCTTTGGCTCCCAGCATGTCAAGCCTTGTTGTGATATCTCATGTCAAGGAAGGAGTTGCTTTAGCCCGTGCAGCCGACCTTGATAAAGTCATAATAGGCTGTATAGAACAACACCAGGGCACATCGCTGATACATTATTTTTATCACAGGGCGCTTGAGAAAAATGCCGATATAAATGCGGAGAATTTCCGCTATCCCGGGCCAAAACCAAAAAGCAAGGAAACAGCGATATTAATGCTAGCTGATTCAGCCGAGGCTGCCAGCCGTGCGCTCGACGACCCGTCGCCGTCCAGGCTAAGGGATATGGTGGAAAAGATAATTAACAACAAATTTACGGACGGCCAGTTTTCCGAATGCCCTATAACCCTTCATGACTTGAGCAATATAGCGGAGAGCCTTGTGCTGACTTTAAACGGTATATTTCATGCACGCATAGAATATCAAGAGTCAAACGGATCGGATGAGAAGAAAAAAGAATAA
- the ybeY gene encoding rRNA maturation RNase YbeY, producing the protein MHLPNNYKKIKIKRGINLFNFNEKSRPGLAKAAKRTLLEKKYLKLGVVNVVLVGDKEIKRLNKKYRKVNRVTDVISFLENQKPLFGDIYIAKERSKRQALQYGHTWQEELMYLVIHGILHLFGNRDYLPAQRKKMFSKQDKIFKVLVN; encoded by the coding sequence ATGCATCTGCCGAATAATTATAAAAAAATCAAGATAAAAAGAGGCATAAATTTATTCAATTTCAATGAAAAATCAAGGCCCGGCCTTGCTAAAGCCGCAAAAAGGACACTGCTTGAGAAAAAATACCTGAAGCTCGGCGTGGTCAATGTAGTGCTGGTGGGCGATAAGGAGATAAAAAGATTAAATAAAAAATACAGGAAAGTTAACAGGGTAACTGATGTTATATCTTTTTTAGAGAACCAAAAACCGTTGTTCGGCGATATCTATATAGCAAAAGAAAGATCTAAAAGACAGGCGCTGCAGTACGGCCATACCTGGCAGGAAGAATTAATGTACCTTGTTATACACGGTATTTTGCATCTTTTCGGGAACAGGGACTATCTGCCGGCCCAGCGGAAAAAGATGTTTTCAAAGCAAGATAAGATATTTAAAGTGCTAGTAAATTAA
- a CDS encoding hemolysin family protein has translation MLIFSGSVVIILLFLLSAFWSGSEIALTSLSKYRIKKIIALKKSLSGPLKQWLKSPYYLLTTILVGNTITNLTLSFFATVLVLHAFLPSDTSSNKLGIFGFITNREFLEFVVWISITFLLLIFGEVTPKIYCRSNPEKITFFALPVLSRIANIFIPLIWPVKQAIRLIFPKAELFPVGKMTALSMDETKELIREAGQSGMLAGETSQMLERVLKLGDFSIDKIMTTLDKVEAVNIDQSQERFLDLIVETGRSRVPVYHTSVNRIAGFIHTKDLLELWQGVSEIEIDDLIRPPYFVSKNKKIYDLMKELQSGRTHMAFVTDEMENLVGVVTLEDILEEIVGEILDEYDLKEKNEQ, from the coding sequence ATGCTTATATTCTCAGGTTCTGTAGTAATAATCCTTCTTTTTCTTTTGTCTGCGTTCTGGTCTGGCTCTGAGATAGCCCTGACGAGCCTTTCAAAATACAGGATAAAAAAAATAATCGCATTAAAGAAGTCTCTGTCCGGGCCTCTCAAGCAGTGGCTCAAGTCGCCGTACTATCTGTTGACGACTATCCTTGTAGGAAATACCATAACGAACCTTACTCTTAGTTTTTTTGCTACCGTGCTTGTACTGCATGCCTTTTTACCTTCAGATACTTCTTCGAATAAGCTTGGGATATTCGGCTTTATAACTAACCGCGAGTTCCTGGAGTTCGTTGTGTGGATAAGCATAACGTTTTTGCTGCTTATTTTCGGAGAAGTTACTCCAAAGATATACTGCCGTTCCAACCCTGAAAAAATCACTTTTTTTGCCCTGCCGGTATTATCGCGCATAGCAAATATATTCATACCTTTGATCTGGCCTGTAAAACAGGCCATAAGGCTGATTTTCCCTAAGGCCGAGTTGTTCCCTGTAGGAAAGATGACCGCCCTAAGCATGGACGAGACAAAGGAACTGATAAGGGAAGCGGGCCAGTCCGGGATGCTCGCAGGCGAAACAAGCCAGATGCTTGAGCGGGTGTTGAAACTCGGCGACTTTAGTATAGATAAGATAATGACAACGCTTGATAAAGTCGAAGCAGTAAATATAGATCAAAGCCAGGAGAGATTCCTTGACCTGATAGTTGAAACCGGACGCAGCCGCGTACCTGTTTACCATACTTCCGTTAACAGGATTGCGGGTTTTATTCATACAAAAGACCTGCTTGAACTCTGGCAGGGCGTCAGCGAGATAGAGATAGACGATCTGATACGGCCTCCTTATTTCGTGTCAAAGAACAAAAAGATATATGACCTGATGAAAGAGCTGCAGTCCGGCAGGACCCACATGGCTTTTGTTACGGACGAAATGGAAAATCTTGTAGGCGTAGTTACCCTGGAAGATATCCTTGAAGAGATAGTAGGCGAAATACTCGACGAATATGACCTAAAGGAAAAAAACGAGCAATGA
- a CDS encoding hemolysin family protein, which translates to MNVLIVKLSLFCIFLLLVAFFSAIETALTSLSPLNLKNLKAKYPLIERQFLFWETRPNELLVTILIGINMAIIGSGVLSTSIAIDLSEKYSSFRHTILAAVPIISTILILVWCEIIPKIFSRYRSETVASFGITYLALFKKIFTPVSDLLLEIAKRIITYLTGQQSREIPFLRPEELKILLSLDDTPLSSPARKIMNNILDFGKTRISRVMIPREHIQAVNLEGDVNTVIKQIIEKGYSRVPVYRKDLDNIVGIIYSKDLNLSLRSGSLFLLEDLIRPVYFVPESARIDKVLREFKTGHQHLAVVVNEFGTMVGLATIEDLVEEIVGDIWDEYDIQEKTIFPLPDGFYILRANELLEKVNDELKLSLPSREFTTVSGWVLDLFGRIPKVGETITWGDVKLEIADATKKKITKVKIKKLS; encoded by the coding sequence ATGAACGTTTTGATAGTTAAATTATCCCTGTTCTGTATATTCTTGCTGCTTGTAGCGTTCTTTTCTGCCATTGAAACCGCCCTGACAAGCCTGTCTCCGCTCAATTTAAAAAACCTTAAAGCAAAATATCCTTTGATCGAGAGGCAGTTCCTGTTCTGGGAAACAAGGCCGAACGAACTGCTTGTAACGATACTTATCGGTATAAACATGGCTATTATCGGTTCGGGTGTCCTGTCCACGTCCATAGCCATTGACCTGTCGGAAAAATATTCTTCTTTCCGTCATACTATTTTAGCCGCTGTCCCAATAATCTCGACCATCCTGATATTGGTCTGGTGTGAGATAATACCTAAAATATTCAGCCGTTACAGGTCGGAAACAGTCGCGAGTTTCGGCATCACATACCTGGCGCTGTTTAAAAAGATATTTACTCCGGTCTCAGACCTTTTGCTTGAGATAGCAAAAAGGATAATAACGTACCTTACAGGGCAGCAATCAAGAGAGATACCTTTCTTAAGGCCTGAGGAACTGAAGATACTCCTTTCTTTAGACGATACGCCACTGTCGAGCCCTGCAAGGAAGATCATGAACAATATCCTTGATTTTGGAAAGACCAGGATCAGCCGTGTAATGATACCCAGGGAACATATCCAGGCTGTGAACCTGGAAGGTGATGTAAATACGGTAATAAAACAGATCATTGAAAAAGGGTATTCCCGCGTTCCTGTGTACAGGAAAGACCTTGACAATATTGTCGGAATTATTTATAGTAAAGACTTGAATTTATCACTCAGGAGCGGGTCTTTATTCCTTCTGGAAGACTTGATAAGGCCGGTTTATTTTGTGCCAGAATCGGCAAGGATAGACAAAGTTTTAAGGGAGTTCAAAACAGGCCATCAGCATCTTGCCGTAGTCGTAAACGAGTTCGGCACTATGGTAGGGCTTGCCACTATCGAAGACCTTGTGGAAGAGATAGTGGGCGATATCTGGGATGAATACGATATACAGGAAAAAACGATATTTCCTCTGCCCGACGGGTTTTATATTTTAAGGGCTAATGAGTTGCTTGAAAAGGTAAATGACGAATTGAAACTCAGCCTTCCTTCCAGGGAATTTACTACTGTAAGCGGCTGGGTGCTTGACCTCTTCGGAAGGATCCCTAAAGTAGGCGAGACGATAACCTGGGGCGACGTAAAACTTGAGATCGCAGATGCAACAAAGAAAAAGATCACGAAGGTTAAGATTAAAAAACTAAGCTAA
- the recO gene encoding DNA repair protein RecO, protein MYQNSFGLILKASVLNEADKLLTIYTRQWGKIFAVAPGAKKIKAKYIGATEPIIETDFMFYFTSSTSRPKVTGAKILNSFPCLTKNWRRHFIAQYCAEICDKLTPLQSQNLSKYDLLHRSWKLLETADNPWRIYIAYALRFLKLSGYDFSEYIKKEDSYMTKDETEVIRHLSIFSGDDIDKNLSIEQEMEETLMKKIDNFIAYYLHHNLSTKKQWQKLIYA, encoded by the coding sequence ATGTACCAAAACTCATTCGGTCTTATTTTAAAAGCAAGCGTCTTGAACGAAGCCGATAAACTTCTGACCATATACACCCGTCAATGGGGGAAGATCTTTGCGGTTGCGCCGGGTGCAAAAAAGATAAAGGCAAAATATATCGGTGCGACTGAGCCGATCATAGAAACTGATTTTATGTTCTATTTTACTTCCAGTACTTCAAGGCCGAAAGTAACAGGCGCAAAAATATTGAACAGTTTTCCCTGTCTTACGAAAAACTGGAGGCGCCATTTCATAGCCCAGTACTGTGCTGAAATATGCGATAAGCTTACGCCTCTGCAGTCACAAAACCTGTCTAAGTACGACCTGCTCCACCGCAGCTGGAAATTGCTTGAAACCGCGGATAACCCGTGGCGTATCTATATAGCCTATGCGCTGCGGTTTTTAAAACTCTCAGGGTATGATTTCTCGGAATATATAAAAAAAGAAGATTCTTATATGACCAAAGATGAAACGGAAGTTATCAGGCATCTTTCTATTTTCTCAGGAGATGATATAGATAAAAATCTGTCCATAGAACAGGAAATGGAAGAAACTTTGATGAAAAAAATAGATAATTTCATAGCCTATTACCTTCACCATAACCTGTCAACAAAAAAACAATGGCAGAAACTAATTTACGCATAG
- a CDS encoding glycine--tRNA ligase subunit alpha: MTFQEIIMTLERFWAKQGCLIWQPYDLEKGAGTFNPATFLRCLGPEPWSVAYVEPSRRPADGRYGENPNRLQHYYQYQVLLKPAPSDIQAMYLDSLNVIGLNPKKHDIRFVEDDWESPTLGAWGLGWEVWLDGMEITQFTYFQQVGSIDLNPISVEITYGLERLCMYSQKKDNVYDIMWTPEVTYGKVHLEDEKQWSKYNFEEANVELLRKHFTEWEEEAKKLLDKDLVLPAYDAVMKCSHLFNLLEARGSISVTDRTAFIAKVRNLARGVAEKYIAQNSMQNAK; this comes from the coding sequence ATGACTTTTCAGGAAATAATAATGACGCTTGAAAGATTTTGGGCAAAACAGGGATGCCTGATCTGGCAGCCTTACGACCTGGAAAAAGGAGCAGGTACGTTCAACCCTGCGACTTTCCTCCGGTGCCTGGGCCCCGAGCCTTGGTCGGTCGCTTATGTTGAGCCGTCAAGAAGGCCGGCAGATGGCAGGTACGGCGAAAACCCGAACCGGCTCCAGCATTACTACCAGTATCAGGTGCTGTTAAAACCTGCGCCTTCGGACATTCAAGCTATGTATCTAGACAGCCTTAATGTTATAGGACTAAACCCTAAAAAACACGATATACGTTTTGTGGAGGATGACTGGGAATCTCCTACTCTGGGAGCCTGGGGGCTTGGCTGGGAAGTATGGCTGGACGGCATGGAAATAACCCAGTTCACTTATTTTCAGCAGGTGGGGAGCATCGATTTAAACCCCATTTCCGTAGAAATAACTTACGGGCTTGAACGGCTCTGCATGTATTCTCAAAAAAAGGACAATGTGTATGACATTATGTGGACACCAGAAGTTACATACGGCAAGGTACACCTCGAAGACGAAAAACAGTGGTCAAAATATAATTTTGAAGAGGCGAACGTTGAGCTGTTAAGGAAGCATTTCACGGAATGGGAAGAAGAGGCAAAGAAACTCCTTGATAAGGACCTTGTCCTGCCTGCCTATGATGCAGTAATGAAATGCTCCCACTTATTTAACCTGCTTGAAGCGCGGGGCTCCATTTCCGTTACGGATAGAACGGCGTTCATAGCAAAGGTAAGGAACCTGGCACGAGGGGTCGCGGAGAAATATATAGCTCAAAATTCAATGCAAAATGCAAAATGA
- the glyS gene encoding glycine--tRNA ligase subunit beta yields the protein MTKDALLEIGTEEIPASYIEPAMEQLGETIKKSLELHQLPYQEIRSYATPRRLCVVIKKLNEKTQDRLEEYSGPMLTIAKDQNGAYTQAARGFASKYNVSVEKLIIKKKEKGEYVCIEKKIPGRKAEDLLKEVFPDAIKKLSFPKSMVWEESGFRFARPIRTVIALFANKVIKFSVAGVKSNNYTFGLHTISRKKITISTPERYETELRNNCVLMDQKKRRAELERVMENATKHMKGDVVVDQDLLREVNYLVEHPVAIVGTFDEKYLKLPQEVLINCMRKKQKFFPVINKKELTNHFIGIRNGISENQNVVKEGYERVLSARLSDAEFFFHQDTKRPLAEKAEKLKGVVFHDKLLGDRTMFGKINRVKKIASFLNDRLNDNVKVDGSRIERACMLLKADLVTEMVFEFPEMQGVIGRIYAEHDNEDKDVSQAVEEHYWPLVNDGKLPKTGLGTILALSDKLDTLTGYFSVGIQPSGSADPYGLRRLAAGILRILIEKQFPVRIKELIDILKSSGWQISQEVEKSIKDFLKLRIENIFETKGYKFDEVRSVLATEDDDLLDIQNRLEALKKIRKLPDFEPLATAFKRTANILKQAKKNNFEIPGTVDENLFKEEAEKKLFLSIYNLENNLKVSLDNKDYMAVLKQMVTIKPDVDEFFVKVMVMAEDISLRANRLAVLKYIENLFFKVLDFSQLQ from the coding sequence ATGACAAAAGATGCGCTTTTAGAGATAGGTACTGAAGAAATACCGGCATCGTACATAGAACCTGCCATGGAACAGTTAGGTGAAACAATAAAAAAATCCCTTGAACTCCACCAGCTGCCCTACCAGGAAATTAGGTCCTATGCGACGCCGAGAAGGCTTTGTGTTGTAATTAAAAAGCTCAATGAAAAAACCCAGGACAGGCTGGAAGAATATTCAGGCCCCATGTTAACCATAGCGAAGGATCAAAACGGGGCTTACACCCAGGCTGCCAGAGGCTTCGCGTCAAAATACAATGTAAGTGTAGAAAAACTTATTATAAAGAAAAAAGAAAAAGGCGAATATGTCTGCATAGAGAAAAAAATACCGGGCAGAAAAGCAGAGGATCTGCTTAAGGAGGTCTTCCCTGACGCGATAAAAAAACTTTCTTTTCCTAAAAGCATGGTCTGGGAAGAATCGGGTTTCAGGTTTGCCCGGCCTATAAGGACAGTTATTGCGCTTTTTGCAAATAAAGTAATAAAGTTTTCTGTTGCAGGAGTAAAATCGAATAATTATACCTTCGGCCTCCACACCATATCAAGAAAAAAAATAACCATCTCTACGCCTGAACGCTATGAAACGGAGCTCCGCAATAATTGTGTCCTGATGGACCAGAAAAAAAGAAGGGCGGAGCTTGAACGGGTAATGGAAAATGCGACAAAGCATATGAAGGGAGATGTGGTTGTTGACCAGGACCTGCTTAGAGAAGTAAATTACCTGGTGGAACACCCCGTCGCTATAGTGGGCACATTTGACGAGAAATACCTGAAGCTTCCGCAGGAAGTCCTTATCAACTGCATGAGGAAAAAACAAAAATTCTTTCCTGTAATAAATAAAAAAGAATTAACAAATCATTTCATAGGTATCCGCAACGGCATATCCGAGAACCAGAATGTAGTAAAAGAAGGGTACGAACGGGTGTTGTCTGCAAGGCTCTCGGATGCGGAGTTCTTCTTTCACCAGGATACTAAAAGGCCTTTGGCCGAGAAAGCAGAAAAACTCAAAGGCGTAGTATTCCACGACAAACTTTTAGGCGATAGGACGATGTTCGGCAAAATAAACAGGGTAAAGAAGATAGCTTCTTTCCTGAACGATAGGCTTAACGATAATGTGAAAGTTGACGGTTCAAGAATCGAAAGGGCGTGCATGCTGTTAAAAGCAGACCTTGTAACAGAAATGGTCTTTGAATTCCCCGAGATGCAGGGTGTTATAGGCCGCATATATGCGGAACACGACAATGAGGATAAAGATGTCTCACAGGCTGTGGAAGAGCATTACTGGCCCCTTGTAAACGACGGGAAACTGCCTAAAACCGGTCTCGGCACTATCCTGGCGTTGAGCGATAAGCTGGACACGCTTACCGGCTATTTCTCCGTAGGCATACAGCCGAGCGGCTCAGCAGACCCTTACGGCCTGCGCAGGCTCGCTGCCGGGATATTAAGGATACTTATTGAGAAACAGTTTCCTGTAAGGATAAAAGAACTCATTGATATCCTAAAAAGCAGCGGCTGGCAGATCAGTCAGGAAGTTGAAAAAAGCATAAAAGATTTTTTAAAACTTAGGATAGAGAATATCTTTGAAACAAAAGGTTATAAATTCGACGAAGTCCGCTCTGTACTTGCTACGGAAGACGACGACCTTCTTGATATACAGAACCGCCTGGAAGCGTTAAAAAAGATACGCAAGCTGCCTGATTTTGAGCCGCTGGCCACAGCTTTCAAGCGTACGGCAAATATCTTAAAACAGGCAAAAAAGAATAACTTTGAAATCCCGGGCACCGTAGATGAGAACCTGTTCAAAGAGGAAGCGGAAAAGAAACTATTTTTAAGTATATACAATTTAGAAAACAATCTCAAAGTTTCTCTGGATAACAAGGACTATATGGCCGTGTTAAAACAGATGGTAACCATAAAACCCGACGTTGATGAGTTTTTTGTCAAAGTAATGGTAATGGCAGAAGATATAAGCCTCAGGGCAAACCGCCTTGCTGTTTTAAAGTATATTGAGAATTTATTCTTTAAAGTGCTTGATTTTTCTCAATTACAATAA